The Besnoitia besnoiti strain Bb-Ger1 chromosome IV, whole genome shotgun sequence genome contains a region encoding:
- a CDS encoding RNA recognition motif-containing protein (encoded by transcript BESB_051490), with protein sequence MAAIGMPPHILALFQARPPLEPLPAFKKKNTRGYVGVADYVCKFESGPPPPPVPYETPKQRLLRQKRERLLSHLSKQKELIKQYNPKDDKKLTGDPFRTLFVGGISYDTTEKKLKREFEQYGSIKKVRLIYDRNGKPRGYGFIEFENDKDMKEAYKNADGRKIDGRRVLVDVERARTVPGWLPRRLGGGRGKPRGTNTKPKKPPMTAGHLQLSLLPPLPAAPDPAVLMEKKRRDEERRRERERERGRSRSRERKERKRSPGRDRSRSRERRR encoded by the exons ATGGCGGCCATTGGCATGCCCCCACACATTTTGGCCTTGTTTCAAGCACGCCCTCCTCTGGAGCCTTTGCCTGCCTTCAAGAAAAAGAACACCAGAGGGTACGTAGGCGTCGCAGATTATGTGTGTAAGTTTGAGAGcgggccgcctcctccgccagtGCCGTACGAAACTCCGAagcagaggctgctgcgccagaaACGTGAGCGCCTCCTGTCGCATCTGTCAAAGCAGAAAGAGCTCATCAAGCAGTACAACCCCAAGGACGACAAGAAGCTGACCGGGGACCCTTTCCGCACGCTTTTTGTCGGAGGCATCAGCTACGACACGACAGAGAAAAAACTCAAGCGTGAGTTTGAGCAGTACGGGTCCATCAAGAAGGTACGTCTCATCTATGACCGCAATGGCAAGCCGCGTGGATACGGCTTCATTGAATTCGagaacgacaaggacatgaaGGAGGCCTACAAAAATGCAGACGGACGCAAAATCGACGGCCGCAGAGTTCTCGTCGACGTCGAGAGAGCCCGCACAGTTCCCGGGTGGCTGCCCCGCCGCCtgggaggagggcgaggcaaACCGCGGGGAACCAACACGAAACCGAAGAAGCCGCCAATGACGGCTGGGCACCTCcagctgtcgctgctgccgccgttGCCTGCTGCCCCCGACCCTGCGGTCCTCatggagaagaagaggcgcgacgaagaacgcagaagagagagggagagggaacGCGGACGCAGCAGGAGTCGCGAGCGAAAGGAACGCAAAAG GAGCCCTGGCCGCGACAGAAGTCGGAGTCGGGAAAGGAGGCGGTGA
- a CDS encoding hypothetical protein (encoded by transcript BESB_051480) encodes MHAPRVRASVRAGAAPLRGQRASWRLRQRRQVSARGETEPAAEDAFFSPGLRDLSAVRACRVARPRRDCADEAEARRGKPTDTRRDGVAPKSWRGRRDGEREERVSQTLKRSTEDSEAAVGREEASASAGDRASCRGCEPPAHSVMRDAKNAFFFMPAGGPWARHDSALLAQHVVRSLSRSFSVLSLSLSPCCAVARPSASCSEAASSFALRSARASSLWAPLSALSALSVSPAPRALPRCTRGWRPSAAWRVSPEAPQVLNSASTDESPRLFVSARPSSSDLGAAPTMSRFHSHIVLDARKLPSLPVASSGLVSSLSPLAGAARRTLHAMARRAAEDGEPRLAPGGMESHCDADLAFRVASLSAFYSESPRGLRAAAEARDGEDAMCVAFREEEEGAEALQPEGGLLEPQPDAVHAPDNAGSAFGASAASCSPAAVAAPSRAARASLSVHQPFAYLSGLSGQALLVRLESVPWIAELLHELRALEAKRDAHPSAENVGNLRVWWRTHAIRLFISGVKKGCSADPALQLRMLQLALASTPLAAAIPPLHDLPPAFYVPRREEARAGAESSGAAAEDECRLRPIRAAARHAEGDEEEETQLEGRFAGMPADGDADGRLRVRGSRAEAALGGVEANERGGEGDARLVVTKADVEAFGPGFVLFTQFASLPLEQRLWCLDQFAFFFVHNCLCATVKQADEASAGGRGGGRGEKTVRADQQLARGGKATPGNEALQRELTCKFPVSASGNLIVSDTRLWNFLGVAAQALARDGHFDLASHLTFALLSLVYDIRAFPAPAPGVALRFFSDLGEPPGAQRLPRAAEAERGEGQASLDLEEERRLRAREQAANISKRNNRWKLPKNIWLQILAKRHDAAPQPAAAGALAASAAGDLQEGSEAQEVAGREIPAVALEPQEIAAVDMADELFLCLKREAAEAAPLLARALLLGQEEKTGVAQVNAKGGGEKKTRQEPPHSGFASQFMSANERSEKHLAFQRIRNTAVIKNSALVHHSRTLQGREEAEGDICAEARRASEEFLDEAKPLARNAWRVVKKENALGEQRQTIAEDWFVEKAKGVANMREKAQYEARVEELQRGLRSGGSLLQGLSEGPAAAMTLSGEWRADLDVPQGDVIPADDAASPAFGFSSLLWYLRLESIFYRTQDINLSSIVYRLLTHLIDAEVPQFLYPTSSASSAAQPSAASSVRAADARAAPLSSLFSSAPAPCFSLSRRGAAALAHAVGALKATRRYEHDLLRALCDALRPNLPLLTPALACETVYNLGCLGYSDPAFAHALARHMASSGVLRQTTVDSMMQLLIGFSRLEFRDDTLTEACIKGLLHEGDKKKKAPPSGQGAAPWSPVAPSASSFEEMLYQERQTGETDAASSGSSASAATPSASERHDQIMRTSVDLLARTHRPQSLFYLLHSISRNFVRSLPLLASLVPALQRFATAVPSNVAVLAFHDLIKMGIWPGPFRRAILTTLSRDIERHALVPLAASTILTWSLWGHFDVPFYLRMAHLYHRKIAAPCGGLAQGDSEETDGASKRDADVESAQARGQKKVGKWGKTSVTNIKVSTQFWSSAYGLHLLALTPRDFVQHVNAVDRQIHQDLLDRYRRQSVQQNAFAASTSTAPASSKTAASGSSSSLRPGGCVPFSSTAFPMRVFARCRHSAEAAVRFSPWQTGSLEGLRAASILRIPEENWIPKSSSFHAEVVAACPSSIRDSVINEQPAGPYEIDVMLPADAFSAWKQTQKSVAAEREAEEDRRGTKRKKKKGKKATQKS; translated from the exons atgcatgcgccgcgagTCCGCGCATCGGTcagggcgggggcggcgcccctccgcgggcagcgggcctcgtggcgcctgcggcagcgccggcaggtctccgcgcgaggcgagacagAACCAGCTGCCGAAgacgctttcttctctcccggGCTGAGAGATCTTTCTGCCGTCAGGGCGtgtcgcgtcgcgcgcccaCGCAGAGACTGCGCAGATGAGGCTGAAGCGCGAAGAGGGAAACCAacagacacgcgccgcgacgGGGTCGCCCCGAAGAGCtggagggggcggcgcgacggcgagagagaagagagagtcTCTCAGACTCTGAAACGGAGTACCGAGGACTCTGAGGCGGCAGtcgggagagaggaggcctctgcgtctgcgggagaccgcgccagctgcagaggGTGTGAACCGCCGGCGCACTCGGTGatgagagacgcgaagaacgCATTCTTCTTCATGCCTGCGGGCGGGCCTTGGGCACGCCACGACTCGGCTCTCCTCGCTCAGCACGTGGTGAGATCGCTCAGCCGGTCCTTCTCGGTCCTGAGTTTGTCACTTTCTCCttgctgcgccgtcgcgcgcccttCGGCGTCGTGTAGCGAAGCCGCATCCTCTTTTGCTTTGCGCTcggctcgcgcgtcctctctctgggctcctctctcggctctgtctgcgctttctgtctccccggcgccgcgggctcttcctcgctgcacCCGCGGGTGGCGGCCGTCGGCGGCTTGGCGCGTGTCGCCCGAGGCTCCTCAGGTCTTAAACTCTGCTTCAACAGACGAGTCACCGCGCCTCTTTGTttccgcgcggccgtcgtcgtcagatctcggcgccgcgcctacTATGAGCCGCTTCCACTCGCACATCGTTCTTGATGCGCGCAAGCTGCCCTCGCTGCCGGTTGCCTCTTCTGGgctcgtctcttcgctgtcgcctctcgcgggcgccgcgcgtcgcacgCTACACGCcatggcgcggagggcggcggaggacggcgagccgcgtcTAGCGCCAGGGGGCATGGAGTCGCACTGCGACGCGGACTTGGcttttcgcgtcgcctctctctctgcgttctACTCCGAGTCTCCTCggggtctccgcgcggccgcggaggcgcgtgacggcgaagacgcgatGTGCGTCGCGTttcgagaggaagaagagggcgcagaggcttTGCAGCCCGAGGGGGGACTGCTAGAGCCCCAGCCCGACGCCGTGCATGCGCCAGACAACGCGGGCTCGGCGTTTGGTGCATCTGCGGCCTCCTGTTCCCCTGCTGCAgtcgctgcgccgtctcgggccgctcgcgcgtctctgtcgGTTCACCAGCCCTTCGCTTACCTCTCAGGTTTGTCGGGGCAGGCGCTTCTGGTGCGCCTGGAGAGCGTGCCGTGGATTGCCGAGCTGCTtcacgagctgcgcgcgctggaggcaaagcgcgacgcgcatcCGTCCGCGGAGAACGTCGGGAACCTCCGCGTGTGGTGGCGCACGCACGCGATTCGCTTGTTCATCTCCGGTGTGAAAAAGGGATGTTCGGCGGATCCTGCGCTCCAGCTTCGCATGTTGCAactcgcgctcgcgtcgactcctctcgcggctgccATTCCGCCTCTCCACGACTTGCCCCCGGCCTTCTACGTGCCTCGGCgtgaggaggcgagggcgggtgCAGAGTCTagcggggctgcggcggaggacgaatGCAGGCTCAGACCGatccgcgcggccgcgagacacgccgaaggagacgaagaagaggagacgcagctcgAAGGCAGGTTTGCTGGGATgcctgcagacggcgacgcggatgGGCGGCTGAGGGTGCGGGGCTCGAGAGCGGAAGCCGCGCttggcggcgtggaggcgaacgaaaggggaggagagggcgacgcgaggctgGTGGTGACGAAGGCGGACGTCGAGGCTTTCGGGCCAGGGTTCGTTTTATTCACGCAGTTCGCATCCCTGCCGCTTGAGCAGCGGCTCTGGTGCTTGGACCAGtttgcgtttttcttcgtccacaactgcctctgcgcgacgGTGAAGCaggccgacgaggcgagcgcgggcgggcgcggcggcgggcgcggggagaAGACGGTGCGCGCCGACCAGCAGCTcgcgaggggggggaaggcgacgcctggcaacgaggcgctgcagcgcgagctgaCCTGCAAGTTCCCCGTATCCGCGTCGGGGAACTTGATCGTCTCCGATACGCGCCTCTGGAACTTCCTTGgtgtcgccgcgcaggcgcttgcgCGCGACGGGCATTTCGACCTCGCATCCCACCTCAcgttcgccctcctctcgctcgtctACGACATCCGCGCCTTCCCCGCGCCCGCAcccggcgtcgccctgcgcttcttcagcgacctcggcgagccgccaggcgcacagcggctgccccgcgccgcggaggcggagagaggcgaaggacagGCAAGCCTAGATCTCGAAgaggagcgccgcctgcgtgcgaGGGAGCAAGCTGCAAACATCTCCAAGCGCAACAACCGCTGGAAGCTGCCGAAAAACATCTGGCTGCAAATCCTCGCAAAGCGCCACGATGCGGCGCCGcaacccgccgccgccggggccctggcggcctcggcggcgggcgacctccaggagggcagcgaggcgcaggaggtTGCGGGCCGAGAGATCCCTGCAGTGGCGCTCGAGCCCCAGGAGATCGCAGCCGTCGACATGGCAGACGAGCTGTTTCTGTGCCTCAAGAGAGAAGCGGCCGAGGCAGCGCCCCTGCTGGCTCGCGCACTGCTCTTGGGGCAGGAGGAGAAGACCGGCGTCGCACAGGTGAACGCAAAAGGtggaggagaaaaaaaaactcgGCAGGAGCCGCCACACAGCGGCTTCGCGTCTCAGTTCATGAGCGCGAAcgagcgcagcgagaagcACCTGGCCTTCCAGCGGATTCGCAACACCGCAGTCATCAAAAACTCCGCCCTGGTGCACCACAGCCGCACCCTGCAGGGCcgtgaagaagcggagggagacATCTGTGCCGAGGCCAGAAGGGCGTCAGAAGAGTTTCTCGACGAAGCgaagccgctcgcgcgaAATGCGTGGCGGGTAGTGAAGAAGGAGAATGCCCTCGGGGAGCAACGACAGACGATCGCGGAGGATTGGTTCGTCGAAAAGGCGAAAGGCGTCGCCAACATGCGGGAGAAGGCCCAGTACGAAGCGCGTGTGGAGGAGCTGCAAAGAggtctgcgcagcggcggctctcttcttcagggTTTGAGCGAGGGaccggctgcggcgatgACGCTGTCGGGAGAGTGGCGAGCAGACCTTGACGTCCCACAGGGCGACGTAATCccggcggacgacgccgcTTCCCCCGCCTTCGGCTTCAGCAGCCTCCTCTGGTACCTGCGCTTGGAGAGTATTTTCTATCGCACGCAGGACATAAACCTGTCCTCCATCGTCTACCGCCTCCTCACTCACCTCATCGACGCCGAAGTTCCCCAGTTTCTGTACCCcacttcttccgcgtcctccgcggctcagccttcggcggcctcgagtgtgcgcgccgccgacgcccgcgcggcgcctctctcctctctcttctcctccgcgccggccccGTGCTTCAGTCtttctcgccgcggcgctgcagccctcgcccacgccgtcggcgcgctgaAGGCCACCAGACGCTACGAGCACGACCTTCTGCGGGCTCTGTGCGACGCCCTGAGGCCCAACCTGCCTCTGCTGACtccggcgctcgcctgcgagacCGTATACAATTTGGGCTGTCTGGGGTACAGCGACCCTGCGTttgcgcatgcgctcgcgcgACACATGGCGAGCTCGGGCGTTCTGCGACAGACGACAGTCGACTCCATGATGCAGCTGCTCATTGGCTTCTCACGGCTCGAATTCCGAGACGACACACTCACAGAAGCCTGCATTAAGGGCCTGCTGCACGAAGGTgacaagaagaaaaaggcccCTCCCTCGGGgcaaggcgctgcgccgtggAGCCCGGTCGCcccgtcggcgtcgtcttTCGAGGAGATGCTCTAccaggagagacagacgggCGAAACCGATGCAGCGAGCTCAG gttcttccgcgtctgctgctaCCCCCTCTGCAAGCGAACGGCACGATCAGATCATGCGCACGTCGGTGGACTTGTTGGCGCGGACGCATCGGCCGCAGAGTCTGTTTTATCTTCTGCACAGCATCAGCCGGAACTTTGTTCGTTCCCTGCCCCTGCTGGCGTCTCTTGTTCCCGCTCTGCAGCGGTTCGCGACGGCGGTTCCATCGAATGTGGCTGTGCTTGCCTTTCACGACTTGATAAAAATGGGTATTTGGCCAGGGCCTTTTCGCAGAGCGATTCTGAcgacgctctcgcgcgacATTGAGCGCCACGCTCTGGTTCCGCTGGCCGCCTCGACGATTCTCACGTGGAGTCTTTGGGGACACTTCGATGTCCCCTTTTACCTCCGAATGGCGCACCTGTATCACAGGAAAATCGCCGCGCCGtgtggcggcctcgcgcagggagacagcgaggagacagacggtGCGTCGAAGCGTGACGCGGACGTGgagagcgcgcaggcgaggggaCAAAAGAAAGTGGGGAAGTGGGGGAAAACGAGCGTGACAAATATCAAGGTGTCGACTCAATTTTGGTCGTCTGCTTATGGACTGCATCTGTTAGCGCTAACGCCGCGGGACTTTGTCCAGCACGTGAACGCAGTCGACCGACAGATTCACCAAGACCTGCTGGACAGGTACAGGAGGCAATCTGTGCAGCAGAATGCGTTTGCGGCCTCCACCTCAACGGCACCTGCGTCTTCTAagacggcggcctcgggTTCTAGCTCCAGCCTAAGgcctggcggctgcgtcCCGTTTTCGTCCACTGCATTCCCGATGCGCGTTTTCGCGCGCTGTCGGCactccgcggaggcagcggtgCGTTTTTCGCCGTGGCAGACGGGGTCACTGGAGGGTTTGAGAGCAGCGAGCATTCTACGAATACCGGAAGAAAATTGGATTCCAAAGAGCTCAAGTTTTCATGCAGAAgtcgtcgccgcgtgccCGTCATCAATCAGGGACAGCGTCATCAATGAACAGCCCGCAGGCCCCTACGAGATCGACGTGATGCTTCCTGCCGACGCGTTCAGCGCTTGGAAACAGACTCAGAAGAGCGTTGCAGCggagcgcgaagcagaggaggatCGCAGAGGGacgaaaagaaagaaaaagaagggcAAGAAGGCAACGCAGAAGAGCTAA